One stretch of Miscanthus floridulus cultivar M001 chromosome 18, ASM1932011v1, whole genome shotgun sequence DNA includes these proteins:
- the LOC136522572 gene encoding uncharacterized protein — MASRRALHIFTPSRPAMHILSPSRGISSTPHLSSFGWFDKIKSTITGKKPEEGSEASSFTLIQFADTMEKARKLGTFKNFVAGRASEATVVNSFEKHSAVLRYLGAIDPTGEKLRNTDKINATKHCNCTIAEVEHILAKYTWAKEAQKKIEQLKEEGKPLPKSFNEVQNLMGSTPVDVGRTNLAKSGQISRNALCPCGSKKRYKRCCGAS, encoded by the exons ATGGCCTCCCGCCGGGCGCTCCACATCTTCACGCCCTCCCGCCCGGCGATGCACATCCTCTCGCCCTCCCGCGGCATCTCCTCGACCCCGCACCTCTCGTCCTTCGGCTGGTTCGACAAGATCAAGTCCACCATCACTGGCAAGAAGCCCGAGGAGGGCTCCGAGGCGTCCTCCTTCACCCTCATCC AATTCGCGGACACGATGGAGAAGGCGAGGAAGCTGGGCACGTTCAAGAACTTCGTTGCCGGGCGGGCCAGCGAGGCCACCGTCGTCAACTCCTTCGAGAAGCACTCCGCTGTTCTGCGCTACCTCGGTGCCATCGACCCCACCGGCGAG AAACTCCGAAACACTGACAAAATTAACGCGACCAAGCACTGCAACTGCACGATTGCTGAGGTGGAGCACATTCTGGCCAAGTACACATGGGCTAAAGAGGCTCAGAAGAAGATTGAACAGCTCAAGGAAGAAGGGAAGCCATTACCGaagtcatttaatgag GTCCAAAATCTAATGGGTTCTACACCAGTGGATGTCGGCAGAACTAATCTAGCAAAAAGTGGTCAGATAAGTAGGAACGCCCTCTGCCCATGTGGTTCTAAGAAACGATATAAAAG GTGCTGTGGAGCTTCATGA